In Catharus ustulatus isolate bCatUst1 chromosome 30, bCatUst1.pri.v2, whole genome shotgun sequence, the DNA window CCCGggcccatcctcagctccttcccgCAGGATTCCGTGGTGGGATCGGCTGGAGCGCCCGTCCTTGCAGCCTCTGGGGCCTCCCTGGGCTACGGGGGCTACGGATATGGGGGCTATGGGGGATTTGGCTCCCTGGGCTATAGGGGTTATGGATCCCTGGGCTATGGGGGTTATGGATATGGGGGCTACGGGGGTCTCTATGGATATGGGGGCTACGGATGTTCCTCCCTGGGCTACGGGGGTCTCTATGGATATGGGGGCTACGGGGGTCTGGGCTCCTGTGGGGGCTACCGTGGCCTGTATGGCTCTGGCCGAGGTTTTGGCTCTGGTTACTGCAGCCCCTACTCCTGGTGGTCCGGCCGCTATGGCCGCGGCTTCTGGGGGTCCTGCTGAGCCCTACGGAAATATCCCGGAGCGAGGAATAACCGGCAATGGAGAGATCCAGTCCTGGCCCCAGGGGAGATGTGACCACGgccatcccacagctcctccttgATTCATTCACCTTCTGCTTGGCATCTTCtgggctttttaaatttttttttccatctctgtatATGCATAATATCTGGGACAAAGCAATAATTTATATTCTCCC includes these proteins:
- the LOC117008649 gene encoding scale keratin-like; its protein translation is MSCYDLYPSSACGVLRPQPLADSGNEPCVRQCPDSTTVIQPPAVVVTFPGPILSSFPQDSVVGSAGAPVLAASGASLGYGGYGYGGYGGFGSLGYRGYGSLGYGGYGYGGYGGLYGYGGYGCSSLGYGGLYGYGGYGGLGSCGGYRGLYGSGRGFGSGYCSPYSWWSGRYGRGFWGSC